In a single window of the Frondihabitans peucedani genome:
- a CDS encoding SDR family NAD(P)-dependent oxidoreductase — MSTRERTIVITGASSGIGRASALRFAERGTTLLLAARRADALEEVAALCRKRGAVAVVVPTDTTDEQAVDRLGARALSTTGRIDVWVNDAAVSSFSPFLDMPMDEFRRVLDVNIMGYVYGARAALRVMVRQRHGVVVNVSSIVGEVPQPYTAPYGMSRAAVRALGVSLRSELALAKQKHVHVVTVLPPTVDTPFFRHSANHTGRAIQAMPPVYPVEQVAAAVVKAATAPGKGTEIAVGRIGRALVRQHRMTPAAVEAQMALQTEKTHLSRKESAPDTSGALFEPSADPADATTTGGWKGRRRTISRNLLLVGALAAGAVVVARRAAAGRA; from the coding sequence ATGAGCACACGCGAGCGGACCATCGTCATCACAGGAGCCTCGAGCGGGATCGGCCGAGCATCGGCCCTCCGGTTCGCCGAACGCGGCACCACCCTCCTCCTCGCCGCTCGGCGCGCCGACGCCCTCGAGGAGGTCGCTGCGCTCTGCCGGAAGCGCGGAGCCGTCGCCGTGGTCGTGCCGACCGACACCACCGACGAGCAGGCGGTCGACCGGCTGGGCGCCAGGGCGCTCTCGACGACCGGCAGGATCGACGTCTGGGTCAACGACGCCGCCGTGTCGTCGTTCTCGCCGTTCCTCGACATGCCGATGGACGAGTTCCGGCGGGTGCTCGACGTCAACATCATGGGCTACGTCTACGGGGCGCGGGCAGCCCTCCGGGTCATGGTGCGTCAGCGGCACGGAGTGGTCGTCAACGTGTCGTCGATCGTGGGCGAGGTGCCGCAGCCGTACACGGCGCCCTACGGCATGTCGAGGGCGGCGGTCCGCGCGCTCGGCGTCAGCCTCCGGTCCGAGCTGGCGCTCGCGAAGCAGAAGCACGTGCACGTCGTCACCGTCCTGCCTCCGACGGTCGACACGCCCTTCTTCCGGCACAGCGCCAACCACACCGGCCGGGCGATCCAGGCGATGCCGCCGGTGTACCCGGTCGAGCAGGTGGCCGCCGCCGTCGTCAAGGCGGCGACTGCTCCGGGCAAGGGCACCGAGATCGCGGTCGGCAGGATCGGCAGGGCCCTCGTCCGGCAGCACCGCATGACGCCCGCTGCGGTGGAGGCGCAGATGGCCCTGCAAACGGAGAAGACGCACCTGTCGAGAAAGGAGTCGGCGCCCGACACGTCCGGCGCCCTGTTCGAGCCGAGCGCGGATCCTGCCGATGCGACCACCACCGGCGGCTGGAAGGGGCGCCGCCGGACGATCTCGCGGAACCTCCTGCTCGTCGGGGCGCTCGCGGCCGGTGCGGTCGTGGTCGCGCGCCGCGCCGCTGCTGGCCGGGCCTAG
- the bcp gene encoding thioredoxin-dependent thiol peroxidase, which yields MSDRLEKGAVAPDFTLPDETGKPVSLSDFRGSRVIVYFYPAASTLGCTTEACDFRDNINSLKSAGYQVLGVSKDEAPALQRFRDEQGLNFPLLSDLDLGVHQEYAAYGEKSLYGKTVTGVIRSTIVVDEEGRVELPLYNVKATGHVASLRKKLGIDD from the coding sequence ATGTCCGATCGCCTCGAGAAGGGCGCTGTCGCGCCCGACTTCACCCTCCCCGACGAGACCGGCAAGCCGGTCTCGCTCTCCGACTTCCGGGGCAGCAGGGTGATCGTGTACTTCTACCCGGCGGCGTCGACGTTGGGGTGCACGACTGAGGCGTGCGACTTCCGCGACAACATCAACTCGCTGAAGTCGGCCGGCTACCAGGTGCTCGGGGTCTCGAAAGACGAGGCGCCGGCGCTCCAGAGGTTCCGCGACGAGCAGGGGCTGAACTTCCCTCTGCTGAGCGACCTCGACCTGGGCGTCCACCAGGAGTACGCGGCCTACGGTGAGAAGTCCCTCTACGGCAAGACCGTCACCGGCGTGATCCGGTCGACGATCGTCGTCGACGAGGAGGGCCGCGTCGAGCTGCCCCTCTACAACGTCAAGGCGACGGGGCACGTGGCGTCGCTCCGCAAGAAGCTCGGCATCGACGACTAG
- a CDS encoding WhiB family transcriptional regulator: MDWRDKAACLTADPELFFPVGNTGPAVDQIDKAKAVCGRCTVTETCLQYALETSQDSGVWGGLSEDERRALKRRAARARRAS; this comes from the coding sequence ATGGATTGGCGTGACAAGGCCGCCTGCCTCACTGCAGACCCGGAGCTCTTCTTCCCCGTCGGCAACACCGGGCCCGCCGTCGACCAGATCGACAAGGCGAAGGCCGTCTGCGGGCGCTGCACCGTCACCGAGACCTGCCTCCAGTACGCGCTCGAGACCTCCCAGGACTCCGGCGTCTGGGGCGGCCTGAGCGAAGACGAGCGCCGCGCCCTCAAGCGCCGCGCCGCTCGCGCCCGCCGCGCCAGCTAG
- a CDS encoding sensor histidine kinase, whose translation MSTLSDLVLAQGRSSEADVEWLHLLVGDWQLLADLAFADMVLWVPTDSGSFVAVAHARPSSSATLFYRDFVGQEVRPEWRAQISQAFEASRIVDSAAPDWYEETPTRVRAVPVLRRLGASRPDVSEHPIAVITRHTNLSEARTPSRQELTFNQCANDLFAMIAAGDFPDLGAPTGPRRGAPRASDGLLRLDVDGTVVFASPNGLSAFNRMGFLGELEGESLAEVTTNLLSGKLVVDESLPLVVTGRAPWRTDVEAKGVTVSLRAIPLRDRGERVGAIVLCRDVTELRHQERELITKDATIREIHHRVKNNLQTVASLLRIQARRTHTDVARDALNQAMRRVESIAVVHDTLSEGLNQNVDFDTVFERVLLLIAEVASSHNTTVRPKFTGSFGTLPSEYATPLALALTELVTNAVEHGLDGRDGDVDIIAERTDEELTVKVRDNGIGLPEGKVGSGLGTQIVRTLIQGELAGTIDWHTLVGSGTEVTIDVPLRWIQQPA comes from the coding sequence GTGTCGACGCTCAGTGATCTCGTTCTCGCCCAGGGCCGCTCCAGTGAGGCCGACGTCGAGTGGCTGCACCTGCTCGTCGGCGACTGGCAGCTGCTCGCCGACCTCGCGTTCGCCGACATGGTGCTCTGGGTGCCCACCGACTCCGGCAGCTTCGTGGCGGTCGCCCACGCGCGGCCGTCGAGCTCGGCGACGCTGTTCTACCGCGACTTCGTCGGGCAGGAGGTGCGTCCGGAGTGGCGCGCCCAGATCAGCCAGGCCTTCGAGGCCTCGCGGATCGTCGACTCGGCCGCGCCCGACTGGTACGAGGAGACCCCGACGCGCGTGCGCGCCGTGCCCGTCCTGCGTCGCCTCGGGGCGAGCCGTCCCGACGTAAGCGAGCACCCGATCGCCGTCATCACCCGGCACACCAACCTCAGCGAGGCCCGCACGCCGAGCCGTCAGGAGCTGACCTTCAACCAGTGCGCGAACGACCTGTTCGCCATGATCGCCGCCGGCGACTTCCCCGATCTCGGGGCTCCGACCGGCCCGCGCCGCGGCGCCCCGCGTGCATCCGACGGTCTCCTCCGACTCGACGTCGACGGCACCGTGGTCTTCGCGAGCCCGAACGGCCTCTCGGCCTTCAACCGCATGGGCTTCCTCGGCGAGCTCGAGGGCGAGTCCCTCGCCGAGGTGACCACGAACCTGCTCTCCGGCAAGCTCGTCGTCGACGAGTCGCTGCCACTCGTCGTCACCGGCCGGGCGCCGTGGCGCACCGACGTGGAGGCGAAGGGCGTGACGGTCTCGCTCCGGGCCATCCCGCTGCGCGACCGCGGCGAACGCGTCGGCGCGATCGTCCTCTGCCGCGACGTCACCGAGCTCCGCCACCAGGAGCGCGAGCTCATCACCAAAGACGCGACGATCCGCGAGATCCACCACCGCGTCAAGAACAACCTGCAGACCGTGGCGTCGCTCCTGCGCATCCAGGCGCGGCGCACGCACACCGACGTGGCCCGCGACGCTCTCAATCAGGCCATGCGGCGCGTCGAGTCGATCGCCGTCGTGCACGACACACTCTCGGAGGGCCTCAACCAGAACGTCGACTTCGACACGGTCTTCGAACGCGTGCTGCTGCTCATCGCCGAGGTCGCCTCGTCGCACAACACCACCGTCCGACCCAAGTTCACCGGCAGCTTCGGCACCCTGCCGAGCGAGTACGCCACGCCGCTCGCCCTGGCCCTGACCGAGCTCGTCACGAACGCGGTCGAGCACGGCCTCGACGGCCGCGACGGCGACGTCGACATCATCGCGGAGCGCACCGACGAGGAGCTCACCGTGAAGGTGCGCGACAACGGCATCGGCCTGCCCGAGGGCAAGGTCGGCTCCGGGCTCGGCACTCAGATCGTCCGCACGCTGATCCAGGGCGAGCTCGCCGGCACCATCGACTGGCACACGCTGGTCGGCTCGGGCACCGAGGTGACTATCGATGTGCCGCTGCGTTGGATCCAGCAGCCGGCGTAG
- a CDS encoding Rv3235 family protein — MPQSSAALLRDDLLPTPLPPTTRPPAARPPGAHPRAEPHLRALPPLAPAAAVPTASRPAPLIPPPSPVPRAELPDPEPLATSLARCVVEILAGARDIEQIARWVTDDVFRHVQKRVALAARARSARGEQARRPSFSVGTVRVTEPADGIVEAVIIIHGRARSRAVALRLEAFNSRWRASAVHVL; from the coding sequence ATGCCCCAGTCCTCCGCCGCGCTTCTCCGCGACGACCTCCTCCCCACTCCCCTGCCTCCCACCACCCGGCCTCCCGCTGCCCGGCCTCCCGGCGCGCACCCCCGTGCGGAGCCCCACCTGCGGGCGCTGCCCCCGCTCGCCCCCGCGGCTGCCGTTCCGACGGCGTCGCGGCCGGCCCCGCTGATCCCGCCGCCGAGCCCGGTGCCTCGGGCCGAGCTGCCCGATCCTGAGCCGCTCGCCACGAGCCTCGCCCGCTGCGTCGTCGAGATCCTGGCCGGAGCCCGCGACATCGAGCAGATCGCCCGCTGGGTGACCGACGACGTGTTCCGCCACGTGCAGAAGCGCGTGGCCCTGGCCGCACGAGCGCGGAGCGCCCGCGGCGAGCAGGCCCGGCGCCCCTCGTTCTCGGTCGGGACCGTGCGGGTGACCGAGCCGGCCGACGGCATCGTCGAGGCGGTGATCATCATCCACGGCCGGGCTCGGAGCCGGGCCGTCGCGCTGCGGCTCGAGGCCTTCAACAGCCGCTGGCGGGCGTCCGCCGTGCACGTGCTCTAG
- a CDS encoding TetR/AcrR family transcriptional regulator: MTVNGAASPHERILTAVLDLLREGGAPSVSTRAIISRAGVQAPAIYRLFGDKDGLLDAAAERAFADWVAGKSSTTLPDDPVEALRAGWDDTVRFGLDQPAAYRIADARPHDGPSVVSGRALLREKVSRVAAAGRLAVSVERAVALMHATARGVILSLIDVSPDERDLGLSDLARESTIAAITTDAPATGDGSLAAAATTLRALAPLSRALEPAERQLLDVWLARIADAEGPTQR, from the coding sequence ATGACGGTGAACGGTGCGGCCAGCCCCCACGAGCGGATCCTGACCGCCGTGCTCGACCTCCTCCGCGAGGGCGGTGCCCCGTCGGTCTCGACCAGGGCGATCATCTCCAGGGCGGGAGTCCAGGCACCGGCGATCTACCGCCTCTTCGGCGACAAGGACGGCCTGCTCGACGCCGCGGCCGAACGCGCCTTCGCCGACTGGGTCGCAGGCAAGAGCTCGACGACTCTGCCGGATGATCCGGTCGAGGCACTGCGGGCGGGCTGGGACGACACGGTCCGCTTCGGCCTCGATCAGCCCGCGGCCTACCGCATCGCCGACGCGCGCCCCCACGACGGGCCCTCGGTGGTCTCGGGTCGGGCGCTGCTGCGTGAGAAGGTGTCGCGGGTCGCGGCAGCCGGGCGGCTCGCCGTGTCGGTCGAGCGCGCCGTCGCCCTGATGCATGCCACGGCCCGGGGCGTGATCCTGAGCCTCATCGATGTCTCTCCCGACGAGCGCGACCTCGGCCTCAGCGACCTGGCCCGCGAGTCGACGATCGCGGCGATCACCACGGACGCGCCCGCGACCGGCGACGGGTCGCTCGCCGCCGCGGCGACCACCCTCCGGGCTCTGGCGCCGCTCTCGCGCGCGCTCGAGCCGGCGGAGCGTCAGCTGCTCGACGTGTGGCTCGCCCGCATCGCCGACGCCGAGGGGCCCACGCAGCGTTGA
- a CDS encoding NAD(P)H-binding protein → MIVVTGAGGRLGGAVLTELLERIEPSDLGVSTTRPEEFGELAERGVRVRRGSFDDPASLRESFAGADRLLVVSAPRQGSEAVDAHRTAIDAARDAGVGRLFYTSHVGADSLSAFPPTVTHAATEVLLAESGVPFTSLRNGFYADTPLRLLQGAAETGELRVPVDAPVSWTQHRDLAPGIASLLVDESVTDPAINLTAEAAFDLDTLADIASEALGRRISVTHLGDDEYRAELTAAGTPALGVTMMLGIFRASRQRHLGIVDPALARLIGRPTTSLVDTIRETLAA, encoded by the coding sequence ATGATCGTTGTGACCGGAGCAGGCGGCCGTCTCGGAGGAGCCGTGCTCACCGAACTGCTCGAGAGGATCGAGCCGAGCGACCTCGGAGTTAGCACTACCCGGCCGGAGGAGTTCGGCGAGCTCGCCGAGCGCGGGGTCCGGGTCCGGCGCGGCAGCTTCGACGATCCTGCGTCGCTCCGCGAGTCATTCGCCGGGGCCGACCGGCTCCTGGTCGTCTCGGCGCCGCGTCAGGGCAGTGAGGCGGTCGACGCCCACCGCACAGCGATCGACGCGGCCCGCGACGCCGGCGTGGGGCGCCTCTTCTACACGAGCCACGTCGGGGCCGACTCCCTGTCCGCGTTCCCGCCGACCGTCACGCACGCCGCGACCGAGGTGCTCCTCGCCGAGAGCGGGGTGCCGTTCACCTCGCTCCGCAACGGCTTCTACGCCGACACTCCCCTGCGGCTGCTCCAGGGTGCCGCCGAGACCGGCGAGCTCCGCGTGCCCGTCGACGCTCCGGTGTCGTGGACCCAGCACCGCGACCTCGCGCCCGGGATCGCGAGCCTCCTCGTCGACGAGAGCGTGACCGATCCTGCGATCAATCTCACGGCCGAGGCCGCCTTCGATCTGGACACTCTCGCCGACATCGCGTCTGAAGCCCTCGGGCGCAGGATCAGCGTCACGCACCTCGGCGACGACGAGTACCGCGCCGAGCTCACCGCGGCCGGCACCCCCGCGCTCGGCGTCACCATGATGCTCGGCATCTTCCGGGCCTCGCGGCAGCGTCACCTCGGCATCGTGGATCCGGCGCTCGCCCGACTGATCGGCCGCCCGACCACGTCGCTCGTCGACACGATCCGCGAGACCCTCGCCGCCTGA
- the secA gene encoding preprotein translocase subunit SecA, which translates to MANVLEKVLRVGEGRTLRKLKAYAKAVGDLEDDFKSLTDEELHNETAELRERYAGGESLDDLLPEAFAAVREASSRTLGMRHFDVQLMGGAALHLGNIAEMKTGEGKTLVATTAAYLNAIASRGVHVITVNDFLASYQSELMGRVFRALGMTTGCILAGQTPAERREMYAADITYGTNNEFGFDYLRDNMAWQASDMVQRGHFFAIVDEVDSILIDEARTPLIISGPSSGEANRWFAEFATLARRLQPEIDYEVDEKKRTVGVLEPGIEKVEDYLGIDNLYESANTPLISFLNNAIKADALFKRDKDYVVINGEVLIVDEHTGRILSGRRYNEGIHQAIEAKEGVEVKAENQTLATVTLQNYFRLYKKLSGMTGTAETEAAEFMSTYKLGVVAIPTNKPMQRKDQTDLVYKNETAKFEQVAEDIAERHEAGQPVLVGTTSVEKSEYLSKLLAKKGIKHEVLNAKNHAREAAIVAQAGRLGAVTVATNMAGRGTDIMLGGNAEFLAVAEMNSRGLSPVETPDDYESAWDDVFTEKKAAVEEEGDKVREAGGLYVLGTERHESRRIDNQLRGRSGRQGDPGESRFYLSLTDDLMRLFNSSAAENLMGRGSVPDDLAIENKIVGRAIRSAQSQVEGRNAEIRKNVLKYDDVLNRQREAIYSDRRHILEGDDLRDRTEAFLENVITEVIDSHTGEGNPDDWNLDAMWTELGTLYPISITIDEVITEAGSKGKATREFLVKEILSDARVAYQAREESLGESAMRELERKVVLSVIDRRWRDHLYEMDYLKDGIGLRAMAQRDPLVEYQREGFALFQNMMGAIREESIGFLFNLEVEVQSQVGHEGHDHGPIIAAKGLGEGENADAVLNFSAPNTEGEVEVRDQSGHLEKAETARAQRQQQLVEEMADPEIAAARATSGSTEASGGDGLPAKRGAFGQSTTADATPVNRAERRSQGKRK; encoded by the coding sequence GTGGCCAACGTTCTCGAGAAAGTCCTTCGCGTCGGCGAAGGCCGCACTCTTCGCAAGCTGAAGGCGTACGCCAAGGCGGTGGGTGACCTCGAAGACGACTTCAAGTCGCTGACCGACGAAGAGCTCCACAACGAGACCGCCGAGCTCCGCGAGCGGTACGCCGGCGGCGAGTCGCTCGACGACCTGCTGCCCGAGGCGTTCGCCGCCGTCCGCGAGGCCTCGAGCCGCACCCTCGGCATGCGGCACTTCGACGTGCAGCTCATGGGCGGCGCAGCGCTCCACCTCGGCAACATCGCCGAGATGAAGACCGGTGAGGGCAAGACCCTCGTCGCGACCACCGCCGCCTACCTCAACGCCATCGCCTCGCGCGGCGTCCACGTCATCACGGTCAACGACTTCCTCGCGAGCTACCAGTCCGAGCTGATGGGCCGCGTGTTCCGCGCCCTCGGCATGACGACGGGCTGCATCCTGGCCGGCCAGACCCCGGCCGAGCGCCGCGAGATGTACGCCGCCGACATCACCTACGGCACGAACAACGAGTTCGGCTTCGACTACCTCCGCGACAACATGGCCTGGCAGGCCAGCGACATGGTGCAGCGCGGCCACTTCTTCGCGATCGTCGACGAGGTCGACTCGATCCTCATCGACGAGGCGCGCACGCCGCTCATCATCTCCGGGCCGTCGTCCGGCGAGGCGAACCGCTGGTTCGCGGAGTTCGCCACGCTCGCCCGCCGACTCCAGCCCGAGATCGACTACGAGGTCGACGAGAAGAAGCGCACCGTCGGCGTGCTCGAGCCGGGCATCGAGAAGGTCGAGGACTACCTCGGCATCGACAACCTCTACGAGTCGGCCAACACCCCGCTGATCTCGTTCCTCAACAACGCGATCAAGGCCGACGCCCTGTTCAAGCGCGACAAAGACTATGTCGTCATCAACGGCGAGGTCCTGATCGTCGACGAGCACACCGGCCGCATCCTGTCGGGCCGCCGCTACAACGAGGGCATCCACCAGGCCATCGAGGCCAAGGAGGGCGTCGAGGTCAAGGCCGAGAACCAGACCCTCGCCACCGTCACGCTGCAGAACTACTTCCGCCTCTACAAGAAGCTCTCCGGCATGACCGGGACAGCCGAGACCGAGGCCGCGGAGTTCATGTCGACGTACAAGCTCGGCGTGGTCGCCATCCCGACCAACAAGCCGATGCAGCGGAAAGACCAGACCGACCTCGTCTACAAGAACGAGACCGCGAAGTTCGAGCAGGTCGCCGAGGACATCGCCGAGCGCCACGAGGCCGGCCAGCCCGTCCTCGTCGGCACGACGAGCGTCGAGAAGAGCGAGTACCTCTCCAAGCTGCTCGCCAAGAAGGGCATCAAGCACGAGGTCCTGAACGCGAAGAACCACGCTCGTGAGGCGGCCATCGTCGCGCAGGCCGGCCGCCTCGGAGCCGTCACCGTCGCCACGAACATGGCCGGTCGAGGCACCGACATCATGCTCGGCGGCAACGCCGAGTTCCTTGCCGTCGCCGAGATGAACAGCCGCGGCCTCAGCCCGGTCGAGACGCCCGACGACTACGAGTCGGCGTGGGACGACGTGTTCACCGAGAAGAAGGCCGCCGTCGAAGAAGAGGGCGACAAGGTCCGCGAGGCCGGCGGCCTCTACGTCCTCGGCACCGAGCGCCACGAGTCGCGCCGTATCGACAACCAGCTGCGCGGCCGCAGCGGCCGCCAGGGCGACCCCGGCGAGAGCCGCTTCTACCTCTCGCTCACCGACGACCTCATGCGTCTGTTCAACTCCAGCGCGGCCGAGAACCTCATGGGCCGGGGCAGCGTCCCCGACGACCTCGCGATCGAGAACAAGATCGTCGGCCGGGCCATCCGCTCGGCCCAGTCGCAGGTCGAGGGCCGCAACGCCGAGATCCGCAAGAACGTCCTCAAGTACGACGACGTCCTGAACCGCCAGCGCGAGGCGATCTACTCCGACCGCCGCCACATCCTCGAGGGCGACGACCTCCGAGACCGCACCGAGGCCTTCCTCGAGAACGTCATCACCGAGGTCATCGACTCCCACACCGGCGAGGGCAACCCCGACGACTGGAACCTCGACGCCATGTGGACCGAGCTCGGAACGCTGTACCCGATCTCGATCACCATCGACGAGGTCATCACCGAGGCCGGCTCCAAGGGCAAGGCGACCCGCGAGTTCCTGGTCAAGGAGATCCTGTCCGACGCCCGCGTCGCCTACCAGGCCCGCGAGGAGTCGCTCGGCGAGTCCGCGATGCGCGAGCTCGAGCGCAAGGTCGTCCTCTCGGTGATCGACCGCCGCTGGCGCGACCACCTCTACGAGATGGACTACCTCAAAGACGGGATCGGCCTCCGCGCGATGGCTCAGCGCGACCCGCTGGTCGAGTACCAGCGCGAGGGCTTCGCCCTGTTCCAGAACATGATGGGCGCCATCCGCGAGGAGAGCATCGGCTTCCTGTTCAACCTCGAGGTCGAGGTGCAGAGCCAGGTCGGCCACGAGGGTCACGACCACGGCCCGATCATCGCGGCCAAGGGCCTCGGCGAGGGGGAGAACGCCGACGCGGTGCTCAACTTCTCGGCGCCGAACACCGAGGGCGAGGTCGAGGTGCGCGACCAGAGCGGGCACCTCGAGAAGGCCGAGACCGCGCGGGCGCAGCGCCAGCAGCAGCTCGTCGAGGAGATGGCCGACCCCGAGATCGCCGCCGCGCGCGCGACCTCCGGTTCGACCGAGGCCTCCGGCGGCGACGGGCTCCCCGCCAAGCGCGGCGCCTTCGGCCAGAGCACGACCGCCGACGCGACCCCGGTCAACCGTGCCGAGCGTCGCTCGCAGGGCAAGCGGAAGTAG
- the hpf gene encoding ribosome hibernation-promoting factor, HPF/YfiA family, translating to MDISVTGRNVGITDRFREYATEKADKVASLAPRALALEIKVSRHNEKSGAAGDDRVELTLIGPGPLVRAESSGSDKYVAFDLAIGRLVERVRRAKDRSKVHRGQHRPTSLHEASADDFRGAGIVPADAATLEQVRTGAVQVVDADAEQPEDEYCPVVIRKKVFASDPMTVDDALYYMELVGHDFYLFTDSETGRPSVVYRRKGWDYGVIGLDDNAPVRQETEMAIRGGLAV from the coding sequence ATGGACATTTCCGTAACGGGTCGAAACGTCGGGATCACCGATCGGTTCCGCGAATACGCCACAGAGAAAGCCGACAAGGTCGCCTCGCTCGCACCGCGAGCACTGGCGCTCGAGATCAAGGTCTCGCGTCACAACGAGAAGTCGGGGGCCGCGGGCGACGACCGCGTCGAACTGACGCTCATCGGCCCCGGCCCGCTCGTCCGCGCAGAGTCGAGCGGATCCGACAAGTACGTGGCCTTCGACCTCGCCATCGGGCGCCTGGTCGAGAGGGTCCGCCGAGCGAAGGACCGCTCGAAGGTCCACCGCGGGCAGCACCGGCCGACCTCGCTCCACGAGGCGTCCGCCGACGACTTCCGCGGCGCGGGGATCGTCCCGGCCGACGCCGCGACGCTCGAGCAGGTCCGGACGGGGGCGGTCCAGGTCGTCGACGCCGACGCCGAGCAGCCCGAAGACGAGTACTGCCCCGTCGTCATCCGCAAGAAGGTCTTCGCCTCCGACCCGATGACCGTCGACGACGCGCTCTACTACATGGAGCTCGTCGGCCACGACTTCTACCTGTTCACCGACTCCGAGACGGGTCGCCCGAGCGTCGTCTACCGCCGGAAGGGCTGGGACTACGGCGTCATCGGCCTCGACGACAACGCGCCGGTCCGGCAGGAGACCGAGATGGCGATCCGCGGCGGCCTCGCCGTCTGA